The Setaria viridis chromosome 6, Setaria_viridis_v4.0, whole genome shotgun sequence genome contains a region encoding:
- the LOC117861792 gene encoding protein trichome birefringence-like 8 → MHARHVFVSVFLFLLALCLVALLPPTGLPPSPRSFFQPWLPPVSSRSGTEHGSAGTECDYSDGRWVRDDAGVTAYTEGCPFLDPGFRCLRNGRRDDSFRYWRWRPHRCHLPKFNATDMLERSRNGRIVFAGDSIGRNQWESMVCMLAGASPAGASRVYEQSGKPISRHKGYLSMVFADYNLSVEYYRAPMVVMVDRFPANATRGGGGVRGAVRLDVLPRHADRWAGADVLVLNTGHWWNVHKTVKAGNYFMVGDRLNMTMDIREAFWLSLQTVKDWELSSAQFSQSYFFFRSYSPSHYSNGTWNTGGSCAGRLDPLMTTTDHFGEEYSWMNAMIAKTMEGIRSHGRKAQFLNITHMTELRLDGHPSRYREPGTPPDAPEDCSHWCLPGVPDTWNEVLYAHLLSMGYDTRRKHR, encoded by the exons ATGCACGCAAGACACGTATTCGTCTCcgttttcctcttcctcctcgcgctctgCCTCGTCGCGCTCCTGCCACCGACCGggttgccgccgtcgccgcggtcgTTCTTCCAGCCTTGGCTGCCGCCGGTCAGCAGCAGGAGCGGCACGGAGCACGGCAGCGCCGGCACCGAATGCGACTACTCCGACGGGCGATGGGTGAGGGACGACGCCGGCGTGACGGCGTACACGGAGGGCTGCCCGTTCCTCGACCCCGGCTTCCGGTGCCTGCGGAACGGCCGCAGGGACGACTCCTTCCGGTACTGGCGCTGGCGGCCTCACCGCTGCCACCTCCCTAA GTTCAACGCAACGGATATGCTGGAGAGGAGCCGGAATGGCCGGATCGTGTTCGCCGGGGACTCGATCGGCCGGAACCAGTGGGAGTCCATGGTGTGCATGCTCGCCGgcgcctcgccggccggcgcgtcCAGGGTGTACGAGCAGTCCGGGAAGCCGATCAGCCGGCACAAGGGCTACCTCTCCATGGTCTTCGCCGACTACAACCTCTCCGTCGAGTACTACCGCGCGCCGATGGTCGTGATGGTCGACCGCTTCCCGGCGAACGCgacgagaggcggcggcggcgtgaggggagctGTTCGGCTCGACGTGCTGCCCCGGCACGCCGACCGGTGGGCAGGCGCCGACGTGCTCGTGCTTAACACGGGGCACTGGTGGAACGTGCACAAGACTGTCAAAGC AGGGAACTATTTCATGGTTGGCGACCGCTTGAACATGACCATGGACATCAGGGAAGCATTTTGGTTGTCcctgcaaactgtgaaggattgGGAGTTGAGCAGTGCACAGTTTTCCCAGAGCTATTTCTTCTTCAGGAGTTATTCTCCTTCGCATTATAG CAATGGCACCTGGAACACAGGTGGCTCGTGCGCCGGCCGGCTTGATCCACTGATGACCACTACGGACCACTTCGGTGAAGAGTACTCATGGATGAACGCGATGATCGCGAAGACGATGGAAGGTATCAGGAGCCACGGAAGGAAGGCACAGTTCTTGAACATCACTCACATGACAGAGCTCAGACTGGACGGCCACCCCTCTCGGTACCGGGAGCCGGGAACGCCGCCGGACGCACCCGAGGATTGCAGCCACTGGTGCCTGCCGGGCGTGCCGGACACTTGGAATGAGGTCCTCTACGCACATCTCTTGTCCATGGGGTACGACACAAGAAGGAAACATAGATGA